AGCAACCACAGGCAAACGGCAGGCAGCCGGGATTCTGAAGATCATGGGGGGTCAGCTGTCCCTGCACTGATTGCTGCCTCCCTACTCCCAGGAGTCGGAGTATGTGTCTACACACCTACACGAGTGGATCGACCTCATCTTTGGCTACAAGCAGCGGGGGCCAGCCGCCGAGGAGGCCCTCAATGTCTTCTATTACTGCACCTATGAGGGTGGGCAGTGCGCTGGACTCCAGTCAGGGGCAGGACAAGATCAGGTCGGGTGGATGCAGAGGGCACGCAGGGAGCCCTGACTGCTCTGCCTGCCTTCCCAGGGGCTGTAGACCTGGACCATGTGACAGATGAGCGGGAACGGAAGGCTCTGGAGGGCATTATCAGCAACTTCGGGCAGACTCCCTGTCAGCTGCTGAAGGTAAGGCCAGCTTAGAGGATAGTGGCCAGGGATGCCCATGCCATGGTGCTGACCAGCCACTTACCCACAGGAGCCACATCCAACTCGGCTCTCAGCTGAGGAAGCAGCCCATCGCCTTGCACGCCTGGACACTAACTCACCTAGCATCTTCCAGCACCTGGACCAACTCAAGGCATTCTTTGCAGAGGTGAAAGGAAGACAAGACCTCAACTTTATATTCTGTGAAATGGGTTTAACCCCACTGTCCTTACCAACCACGTGGGGCAGATGGGAATCCTAATCAAGGTCACTGATTTCAAGGCACCTTAGAAAATGAGCTAAACATGGGAAGAGTATGGGGGCAGGAGGGGTGCCTTCTTCCTCAGGGCCAGGATAAAGTGTCGACTCACCTAACAAGCTCTGAAAGCCTTAGGGAGATCAGGAGGGAGGAGATCTGTCCTTGGACCCCTTCCATCGCCTTCCTAGACAGGAACATTCCTGAATGTTGCCCCCaggcctgactttttttttaggTTTCCCTCTCTTCCTGCCTTTGGGCTAGGGGGACAAGGAATAACAGGGTGAGAGGACCAAGGTTGAAACTAAGTGTGATACTCTGGAAGCACCTTCCATGTCTGTCCCAGCTTCTCACCCACTTTCTGAGATGCCCTCTTAAAGTCTCTGCCTGTTTCTTGGAGGGAACCTCTGCATCTGTGACACCTAGTCTATGACCCCTGGGGACTGATGGTAAAGGAAGGGATGATGCTTCAGGGAGCAGATAGTGTAATCTGATAGTACTCAGGCATAGCTAGGCCTGCCCTTGCCCCTGCAGGTTGTCAGTGATGGTGTACCCCTGGTGCTAGCCCTGGTCCCCCACCGGCAGCCCCACTCCTTCATCACCCAGGGTTCCCCAGACCTGTTGGTAAGTGCATTGTGCAGAGCCCCAGCTCAGCTCCACTCCCCCTCTGCCTCTGCCAGAAACCCACCTCTGCCCCCTCCTGCCTGCAGGTGACTGTGAGTGCCAGTGGGCTGCTGGGCACCCACAGCTGGTTGCCCTATGACCGCAACATAAGCAACTACTTCAGCTTCAGCAAAGACCCCACCATGGGCAGCCACAAGTAGGACAGAGGGCTATGGGTGGGGTGGGCTACAAATGCCCTGCACCTGGAATTATTCCCCTCCCTAATCAGAATGTAGGCCAGCTGCAGGGGAAAGGTCTGGCCAGGCTCCCTGAGGGCCTGGGTCTCTTCCATGTGGCCTGGCCTCACTTGCTATCCCCCTCACTGGGTCAGGACGCAGCGACTGCTGAGTGGCCCGTGGGTGCCAGGCAGTGGTGTGAGTGGACAAGCACTGGCAGTGGCCCCCGATGGAAAGCTGCTATTCAGCGGTGGCCACTGGGATGGCAGCCTGCGGGTGACTGCACTACCCCGTGGCAAGCTGTTGAGCCAGCTCAGCCGCCACCTTGGTATGAACAGCCTTGGAGCTGGGGAGAATGAGGCATGCAGGTATGGGGCCGGGTTCTGAGGCTGGCCAGGGCTGATGTGACTCCTCCGTTCTGCCTGTACCCTCCCCTTCCCATGCAGATGTAGTAACCTGCCTTGCACTGGACACCTGTGGCATCTACCTCATCTCAGGCTCCCGGGACACCACGTGCATGGTGTGGCGGCTCCTGCATCAGGTGTGCCTGGTGGGCAGCTCTGTGGGGCCCCCGTAGCCCAGACCTGCAGCCCATCCGTCCCTCAGTGGCCTTCCAGTCCTGCCCTCCTCTAGTCTTGGACAAGGCCTTCGTTTCCTGAGCCTCAGGGGACAGTCCTAAGCCAACCCTGGTCCTCCACAGGGTGGTCTGTCAGTAGGCCTGGCACCAAAGCCTGTGCAGGTCCTGTATGGGcatggggctgcagtgagctgtgtggcCATCAGCACTGAACTTGACATGGCTGTGTCTGGATCTgaggtgtgtgtatgcatgtgcccTGGGGAGGGTGAGTTTCCTGGGCAATCCCCCTGGAGCCCAGACTCCTGCCCAGGTCCCTAAGTTGCCTTCCTGCAGGATGGAACTGTGATCATACACACTGTACGCCGTGGCCAGTTTGTGGCGGCACTACGGCCTCTGGGTGCCACATTCCCTGGACCTATTTTCCATCTGGCATTGGGGTCCGAAGGCCAGATTGTGGTACAGAGCTCAGCGTGGGAACGTCCTGGGGCCCAGGTATGGGGAAGGGGTGCCCAGCAAAGATGGAGGGGCAGTTGGGATCCTGTCCTTGCTGACACTCCTTGCTTCCTCCAGGTCACCTACTCCTTGCACCTGTATTCAGTCAATGGGAAGTTGCGGGCTTCACTGCCCCTGGCAGAGCAGCCTACAGCCCTGACGGTGACAGAGGACTTTGTGTTGCTGGGCACCGCCCAGTGCGCCCTGCACATCCTCCAACTAAACACGTAAGCCCCCCATTTATGGGTTCACGGCCCCTGAAGGTGGTGGTCATTGGTGTAGGATAAAGGCCCTAGGAACGCACACACCATACATGTTTGTGGGCACATATTTCAAGGTTTGTTACCTGTCCCCTCATCTTCCCATGGGGAGGTCTTGCCCTGGGCCTCCGCTTAGCCACAGTTGTGGGAGATTTCTTTGTGTATAAGAATTTCAATTTAACCATCCTTAAAATGAGGACAGAGAGGGTATATGGGATAAGGGATATGTGCTGGTCGCAAAGCCCCCTTGCAGTCGCAAGTTGGTGTATATCCCCTCTCCCTTCCAGACTGCTCCCGGCCGCGCCTCCCTTGCCCATGAAGGTGGCCATCCGCAGCGTGGCCGTGACCAAGGAGCGCAGCCACGTGCTGGTGGGCCTGGAGGATGGCAAGCTCATCGTGGTGGTCGCGGGGCAGCCCTCTGAGGTGAGgatggggcgggggtggggaggcCCCTCGAACGGGGCGGGGCGTGGCGCGGCAATCCCAGCTGATCCTACTCAACCCTTACGCCCACCAGGTGCGCAGCAGCCAGTTCGCGCGGAAGCTGTGGCGGTCCTCGCggcgcatctcccaggtgtcctCGGGAGAGACGGAATACAACCCTGCTGAGGCGCGCTGAACCTGGCCAGTCTGGCTGCTCGGGCCCCGCCCCCGGCAGGCCTGGCCCGGGAGGCCCCGCCCAGAAGTCGGCGGGAACACCCCGGGGTGGGCCGCCCAGGGGGGGGTGAGCGGGGCCCACCCTACCCAGCTCAGGGATTGGCGGGCGATGTTACCCCCTCAGGGATTGGCGGGCGGAAGTCCCGCCCCTCGCCGGCTGAGGGGCCGCCCTGAGGGCCAGCACTGGCGTCTGCTTCCGCGGCAGCACTTTTTGCACAGTCTGGGGCGGGGTTCCCCGGCTTCCAAGTCCCTGTTTCGTCAAAGCACGAGGGCCGCCTGTGGCCTTAATTCCTAACGGCGGCCCCGGTTCTCACTTCTCGGCAATAAACCAGGCCTAGTTTTGTAGCTGCTCCGTCTCCGAGTGTGCGTGCGTGCGCGCGCAGCGTCTCGGCCTGCCAGGGCCACCGTCCCAGGGTCGCCGCCTGAGTCTGGCCTGGCTCGCGTTCCCCTGGCCCGTGACCCCCTCTGGGCCCACTCGCCCCCCTCCGCGTGGCCGTCGCTGAACTGGGGCCTCAGTTTACCCGGCCGTGTAGCCCCTGCCCCACATCTCGCCCCGGCTTGTGGTTTCCCCACGATCTCTTCATGGGGTCGCCTTCGCACGCCATTCGTCCACAACCGCAACCCGGCGAGGAGCCCCGCAGGCGCGTTTGCATTCCTTCGCCGGGCAGGGGCGACAACCCCCGAGGCCGCGCCCCTCCAGCTCGGCCCTGCCACCTCATTGTCTTGCCTACTTTTTGGGCCGCCCTGTGGCGCCGCTGTGGTctcggggttgggggtgggggggccagAACCACCCCAGAGACTCCACGCTGTCTTCCCGGAGGGCTCGGTCCTGCCCTGCTGAGTGGATCCATCCTGGCGGCCACTGGTCAGGAGGAGTTGGGGGCAGAGCCCTTGCTGAGCGGAGGGAGCCGGGGGCTGCCTCTCTGTCCTCCATCTCCAGACTCGCGATCCTGCGGGTGTTGTATGTGCTGGTGTCGGCGTGTGCGTGAGAAGTCAGGAGTAGTGTGGGTGTGCGGGGTGGTTGCATTGTGTGTGCGTATTCGTGGGCCTGGAGACCGGTGGGAGGCGGGAGGGGTTCCAGTCCCGCTGCTCAGAGTAGGCTGGGCGGAAGCCAGGCCTGTCTGCTGCTGCGTCCTGGTCACAGGCCCATCCACTATCCAGGATCCTGCAGGGCCCCTTAATGTAAGTGACACAAAGGTACACACCCACATGTGGCAAGGGCCACCAGGTCGCACCCACTTGGCCACAGCACTGGGTTGCTGACTTAGCCATACACATGGGCACATGGTGTGGGATAGACTGGTACCCAATATGTGGTGGTGGATACTGGGGAGCTGGAGGGCCTTCCCGGATGTCTCCTCCATTCCTTCTTCAGGCAAGCTCTCCTTAGTCTAGACGAGGAGCTTCTCTTCCCCAAACCTCAGGAAGTGGGTCCCAGCAGATTCAGCCCTATAGGATCCAGGTAGGACTGAGCGGTCCTATCCTTTGAGTCTCAGGCCCTCTCTGAATTTCTGGATGAAGCAGGATCAACTAGGGGGTCTCTGGGCCCATATCCCCTATTCCCTCGCTGAACCCACCAGGGTAGCATTCCACCCAGTTCCTGATCAGGAGAGGGCTGGACACTGACCCTTGAGGAAAGAGTGCGAGCATGGTCACTGCAGaaagtcctcctgccttggggctTTAGGATGTTGGGTTCCTGAACTCTAGTTTAAAAGCCTGGTGGTGAGCCTCCCACTGGCCAGTACCTCTCTCCAGCCTGGTTCTGGCCAAGATGGAGCTAGAAGGCACATCTCCCCTATCCTCCCTACCATCCCTGGACTCAGACCAGGTGTTTGGCAACGTCTTTGAGACAGGGTGGTTTCCAACCTGTCTTCCATCCTGAGCTGTATCTGACCCTTCTAAGTTTGGCCAGCTGGGACCAGCTCTGTCACCTCCGCCCCATCTGACACAGGAGGAAACTGGTCCAGCCCTAGAATGAATCAGATTGAAGTGAGAAAAGGGGGACAGACTACCCCAAGGGACTGCCAACGTCAGGCCTGGAGATTTCCCCCATACTCCTCCTGCACACAGCCCTTTTTGGACTGAGAGAAGCAGCTCCCAGCTCCCCTGCCTGGGCGCTGCCTAAAACTCTCTAACCTCTTCTCCAAGAAACAGCCCCAGGAGTATTACCCACTAACAGAGCCATGATTCACAACTCTAGCCACAGCAAAGTCCTGGCCTATGTGGGTAAGCATCCGTTGATCCAGATCAtgggcactgggcaggctgggaGGTACCCCAAGTGGGTAGGTAGGTCACACCCAAGTCCAGCCACAGGTTCTGGAGTCTCTGCCCCGTGTGCCCTGACTGCACTAGATTGGAAGGACAAGTCacttccaggcagaagaaagcaACAACACTTCCTTTCCAGTTCAGCTTTATTTTGCAAAAATTTACAAGGCCTCCTTTGCACAGAGATGCTTGTGGGGACCACATGAATCAATGTGCCCTCACAGTCCAGACTTGGTGGTGGAGACAGGACACAAGTGCCATGGTAGACAGTGCCATGGTCTTTCTTCCTGTGCCCTGGATAATTGGATAAAAAAATTGGATTTAGTGCCGTGGTAGACAGGAGGTGCAAATGGACCCCAAAAAGGAAGAGATCAAGAAGTCTTCCCAGAGTAGAAGATTCTTGCCAATATGTCAGATGGAGAAGGGAGATTGGCAAGAGCAGAAGTCTGGAAGGTTATGAGAACAGGGTGCATCTACGAAGGACAAGGTGTCCAGAGTGGTAAGCAAAGGGGAAGAagtagatgaaaatggaaaaataggcCAGACAGCTCCTGATGCTGTGGTATAAGCTTTTGACTCTAATAGTAGGGACTACTGGCTTCAAATCTTTTTGGCAACAAAGTTTAGGTGAGGCTACCCAGGGACCCTAGCCTTTGTTCCTTGCTCCTGACCTGATCTGTCTTTTCTTCCACAGGTAAGATcctgaggaggcaggagagggacAGGGAAGGAGTATGGGTAGGGGCAGGGGGAGCCCTGGCACCCAATacctcctcccctttcctcctggaGTCTCCAAGGGGTCTCAGGCAGCATCATCCCAGTCTACTGTACCCTCCTGGCCACTGTGGTCCTCGGTCTCTTGCCTATGTGGCCTTCAAGTGGTAGGTGGTCTGGGCACTGCCCTGTGGCTCCCCCTTCCCTGTCTGGACTCCCAACCAATTCCCTGTCTTGAAGGTGGGGGCAGGTTGGTAGGTCTCCCTTTCTCCCCACAGCTGGCGCTCACATAAACAAAGACAGCAGCTGGCCAAAGCTCGAACTGCAGAGCTGGGAGGTCTCAACAAGGACCAGATGCATGGGGATAGCAGTGTCTTCCTGGACTCTCCTAGCAGTCTGGAGCCCTGTGCCCCCAGCCAGGGTGAGCCCCTTTCCCAGAACTGCCTCACCACCCAGCCCTTGTGTGATCCTCATGTCTCCTGCCCCAGGACCACATCCTGAGCTTGGGTGCCGACTTTACCTTGATCTCCCTCGGCAGCACCAGGAGAAAGTGAAGCGGCTGTTAGAGGTGTCACGTGAACCTGACAAGGGCTGGCGGGGACTGGCAGACCATCTGGGCTACCAAGCTGAGGCTGTAGAAATCATGGCCCAAGGCCAGGTGTGAGCCTACACACTGCTGAGGGACTGGGCTATCCAAGAAGACAGTGGTGCCACCCACAAGGTGCTAGAGAATGCCCTGGTTGCCATGGGCCAGGAAGATGTGGTCCAGGTCCTGGGCCCCCAAGCTGAGGGCTGCTCTGTGGTGTGAGTGCTGTCTCCATAGCCTGCATTCTCGGAGACTGCTCCAGTGCTCCCCTACCCCCATCTCATATATCTTTCCCTTCGTGGGCTTCCTGGGGTTGCTGGGCTCAGCCTGCTCTGTTCTGGGGAAGAAAACCGAAGATCCAGCCACCATTCACTTCCCCTCATCCACCCATCCCCTCCAGAAGAGGGCCCAGGATATGGTGGGGAGTGGGCAGTGAGGAGTGGTCCTGCCCTTTGGATCCCTACTCCACCTCCTCTTATTAAGCCTCAGCTGGTTTTGCTACTTTTGTAACCCATATTAAAGGTGATTCGGACTTTTCCGCTGGCTCTATCTGGCTCCTTGGGCCTGTGAGACAGTTGAGTGGGTAGCTATGAGGCAGAGGCCCAGAAAAGGGGTGGGGGTCCCTAGGCTGTGGGAGGGGCCTCTCCAAGCAGCACCTGGGATGGCAGGCAGTGTGATCCTATAGGATGCATGGGCTCTGGAGGCACAGATCAGAGTTCATATCCTGCGCCTACCATTTGCTGGCTTTATCATGTTTGGAAGCTATTTTACCTTGCTGATTATTTTACCTTGGTATTTTATCAACTTCCTTAGCTGGAGAACAATAAGTTTAAGTGACACATTCAGTAGTTTCCCCCACACCTAAGACTCCCAGGTTGGTGCTGAGGGACCCTGGGTTTGAGATCATTTTCCTGACTTGTTCTATGAGCAGCACCAAGGGGAGGCTGGAGGCCTGTTCCTCTAGACAGGAGGCAAGAAGCAGGCTGGTCCTGGGCAGTTAATTACCAAGGGCCTCAGGTCACCTctagataagaaaaaagaaaacactctcTTTACAAGACCTGAACTCAGGACAAGGAGTTCCAAATGTACTTCCACATTTGCTCATGTGGTTGCTACACATGCCAAGGACAGGTGGGTCTCCTGGGCAGCTCAGGACAAGGCAGGTGCAGCCAAGTCCATGCATATGCACTCCATACATATGCCCACCCCAAAGGGGGAGGCAGGTAGGTTGGCACAATAAGTGCCTTTTGAAGAAGGTGCTATAAAAGACAAGCCTTGCCTAGGAAGGAACAATGGCTACCATCCTGGCATCTATCAGCATAAGTAGGCTTCAGAAGCACAGCCATCCAAACTCACTCAGAAGACATGGGTTCCAGTCATGGTCTCGGGGGGCCCAAGGTAGATCCTGTCCCTCTGCTGAAATGAGATGCAACTGAGATTGACTACTCTGTGAGTACCAAGCTCATCAGATTGCTGCTACTGCTACCCTCAGAAATAGTTGACCAGGGCTGCTTAACACTCTGTAAATCTTTCCCTTAAACTAAGGAAGAACCGGAAGTTTATAGCCACCTTCCTCCTCAGATGACCTTAGGGCAATAACCCTGAAGAATCaggagagaaagcagggaagataCGCACCAGCTGCTGGAGACATCATAACCTGGAGCTTTGGGTCAAAACCATGCATTTGATTTGGTTGCAAACAGCAGTGCATGTGGCTGTACCCCTGCACTGTAAACCCACTGAAAAAGAAATGCCCCCTTTCAATGTGCTTAAGCATATTAACTAAAATATTCTCTGTAACAGACATAATTCCAAGACGTTAAGAGGGTTGAGCAAATTACCATCTGCGCATGTGATACAATAA
This region of Gorilla gorilla gorilla isolate KB3781 chromosome 2, NHGRI_mGorGor1-v2.1_pri, whole genome shotgun sequence genomic DNA includes:
- the LOC129532557 gene encoding death domain-containing membrane protein NRADD-like: MIHNSSHSKVLAYVGKILRRQERDREGVWVGAGGALAPNTSSPFLLESPRGLRQHHPSLLYPPGHCGPRSLAYVAFKCWRSHKQRQQLAKARTAELGGLNKDQMHGDSSVFLDSPSSLEPCAPSQGEPLSQNCLTTQPLCDPHVSCPRTTS